Proteins encoded within one genomic window of Oryza brachyantha chromosome 7, ObraRS2, whole genome shotgun sequence:
- the LOC102710220 gene encoding putative oxidoreductase C1F5.03c, whose product MATAPPPRRVVVCGGGVVGACTAYFLATHATAPTVPTLVEKSSPACAASGKAGGFLALDWCDSTPPLSALARASFALHRRLAASLDGASAYGFRPVHTLSVCVPSDAGPASPHPPLLPPWVDPSASAAPPRELGTPDTTAQVHPGLFTRAVLAASGTEVVVGEVDRVVVREDGRVAGVGVKGRGVVDADAVVLALGPWSGRLEMIREVFDVSGLKAHSIVLRPRDPDTITPHALFLSYQPEPGAKMLDPEVYPRPTGEVYICGMTKDAEVPDDPATITGEPDSIAMLHKIAGRVSSQLKREEGAEVVAEQACYLPCTSDGLPVIGEMPGVKGCYVATGHNCWGILNAPATGAALAELILEGNAKIVDLAPFSPARFLKKRSKRGV is encoded by the exons atggccaccgcgccgccgccccgccgcgtggtggtctgcggcggcggggtcgtcGGAGCGTGCACGGCCTACTTCCTCGCCACCCACGCCACCGCGCCGACCGTCCCGACCCTCGTCGAGAAGTCGTCCCCGGCCTGCGCCGCCTCGGGCAAGGCCGGCGGCTTCCTCGCCCTCGACTGGTGCGACTCCACGCCGCCCCTctccgcgctcgcccgcgcctccttcgcgctccaccgccgcctcgccgcatCCCTCGACGGCGCCTCCGCCTACGGCTTCCGCCCCGTCCACACCCTCTCCGTGTGCGTCCCCTCCGACGCCGGCCCCGCCTCCCCGCACccgccgctgctccctccCTGGGTCGACCCCtccgcgtccgccgcgccgccgcgggagcTCGGGACACCGGACACCACCGCGCAGGTCCACCCGGGCCTCTTCACCAGGGCCGTCCTCGCCGCGTCGGGCACCGAGGTGGTCGTCGGCGAGGtggaccgcgtcgtcgtccgGGAGGAcggccgcgtcgccggcgtcggtgTCAAGGGCCGCGGCGTGGTGGACGCCGACGCCGTGGTGCTCGCGCTCGGCCCCTGGTCGGGCAGGCTCGAGATGATCAGGGAGGTGTTCGACGTGTCCGGCCTCAAGGCGCACAGCATCGTGCTCCGGCCGCGCGACCCCGACACTATCACCCCGCACGCGCTGTTCCTCAGCTACCAGCCGGAGCCCGGCGCCAAGATGCTCGACCCGGAGGTTTACCCGCGCCCCACCG GGGAGGTGTACATTTGTGGAATGACCAAGGATGCGGAGGTGCCCGATGATCCGGCGACGATCACCGGTGAGCCAGACTCAATTGCAATGCTGCACAAGATCGCCGGGAGGGTATCCAGCCAGCTGAAGAGGGAGGAAggcgcggaggtggtggcagAGCAGGCATGCTACCTGCCGTGCACCAGTGACGGGCTGCCTGTGATCGGGGAGATGCCTGGGGTGAAGGGATGCTATGTCGCCACCGGGCACAACTGCTGGGGGATCCTCAATGCTCCAGCCACCGGTGCCGCGCTCGCAGAGCTCATCCTCGAGGGCAATGCCAAGATTGTCGATCTCGCGCCATTCAGCCCAGCAAGGTTTCTCAAGAAGAGGAGTAAGCGTGGAGTTTAG
- the LOC102714660 gene encoding uncharacterized protein LOC102714660 has protein sequence MAHARAARALLARCSTECARRPAAAPSCVRRAALGLPYCSPAAYSRAPLTAARADWTRALAGRASSHGGAGAGGAVAEGEESDSQEWMVGWEEEDEEEEDAEPEIGDGGDGGGVVLRDVKWGQRALAAAEEVLGEHFGDDVAMFAFKVSPKGYVYVRLDKLTNRYGCPGIEEIESFNKLYKQKLDEIIERGEIPLDLGVEVSSPGAERLLKVPEDLDRFKDMAMRVQYLVEGDDLVLKQILQKDGIFLLEAVDIQGEHCIWKLADVKENRAQAGKGRPLNRKQRDWRLQTSFKAVKKATLYLD, from the exons AtggcgcacgcgcgcgccgcccgcgcgctGCTCGCCAGGTGCTCGACGGAATgcgcccgccgccccgccgcggcgccctcGTGTGTCCGCCGCGCTGCTCTCGGTCTCCCCTACTGCTCCCCCGCCGCCTACTCCCGGGCTCCCCTCACTGCGGCTCGCGCGGATTGGACGCGCGCTCTCGCGGGCAGGGCGTCATCGCAtggcggcgctggcgcgggTGGGGCGGTggccgagggggaggagagtgACTCGCAGGAGTGGATGGTggggtgggaggaggaggatgaggaggaggaagacgccgAGCCCGAG atcggcgacggcggcgacggtggcggggtcgTCCTGCGGGACGTCAAGTGGGGGCAGCGCGCCCtcgcggcggccgaggaggtTCTCGGCGAGcacttcggcgacgacgtcgccaTGTTCGCCTTCAAGGTGTCGCCCAAGGGATACGTATACGTGCGGCTTGACAAGCTCACCAACAG ATATGGGTGCCCTGGTATCGAGGAAATAGAGAGTTTCAATAAACTCTACAAGCAGAAATTGGATGAGATAATTGAAAGAGGCGAGATACCCTTGGACCTAGGAGTAGAG GTCTCATCACCAGGAGCTGAACGACTTCTAAAGGTGCCTGAGGATCTGGATCGTTTCAAAGATATGGCCATGAGGGTGCAATACCTTGTTGAAGGCGACGACCTTGTCCTGAAGCAGATCCTGCAGAAGGATGGTATCTTCTTGCTCGAAGCTGTTGACATCCAAGGAGAACATTGCATATGGAAGCTTGCAGATGTTAAGGAGAATCGAGCTCAAGCTGGGAAAGGAAGGCCATTGAACAGGAAACAGAGAGACTGGAGGCTGCAAACTTCGTTTAAAGCAGTGAAAAAGGCAACCCTATACTTGGACTAA